Part of the Bacillus cabrialesii genome is shown below.
AAAGTCGAGAGTCGCGCGGTTCTTGGACGCTCTATCGGTAAAGAAGCCCGTGTCGTTGTCGCCGTCACTGACCAAGGTTTTGCGAATAAGCTGATCAGCTTGCTCGATTAATATTTTTGGGGGTGAACGAATGGCTAAAATGAGAGTATACGAATATGCAAAAGCGTTAAATGTTTCAAGTAAGGAAATTTTGACCGCACTGAAAAACATGGATTTAGAAGTGAATAATCATATGGCCATGCTTGAAGAAAAGGCCATTAAACAGCTTGATGCCAAATATAAAAAAGGCGGCTCGGCCGCTAAATCTCAAAAGCCTGCAGAAACGAACAAAAACAAACAGCCGCAAGGGGTTAATCAGCAATCAGCTGGAAATCAACCAAATAAAATTCGAGACGGAAAGAAGAATGACGTGCAGAATAATCAATTTAACAAAAACAAGAAGAATAACAACAACAAAAAAAATAATAAACGCAACCACAACAATAAAAACCAACATCAGCAAAAGCCTGTAAAGCCGAAAAAAGAGCTTCCTGAGAAAATTACATTCTCTGGCACTTTAACAGTCGGCGCACTGGCTGAAGAGCTTGGCAAAGAGCCTTCAGAAATCATTAAAAAGCTGATGCTTCTTGGTGTAATGGCAACCATTAACCAAGAACTTGATAAAGACACAATCGAACTCATCGCATCAGAATATGGTGTTGAAACAGAAGAAGTCATTGTGCTTGAAGAAACAGAGCTGGAAAAATACGAAGAGCCGGATAATGAAGAGGATCTTGAAATTCGTCCTCCTGTTGTCACAATCATGGGTCACGTTGACCACGGTAAAACGACGCTTCTTGACAGCATCCGTAAAACGAAGGTTGTTGAAGGAGAAGCAGGCGGAATCACTCAGCATATCGGTGCTTATCAAATTGAAGAGAACGGCAAGAAAATTACGTTCTTGGACACTCCTGGACACGCCGCATTTACTACAATGCGTGCACGCGGTGCGGAAGTAACTGATATTACAATTCTCGTTGTAGCTGCCGATGACGGTGTAATGCCGCAAACAGTAGAAGCGATTAACCATGCAAAAGCGGCTGAGGTTCCAATTATCGTTGCTGTGAATAAAATTGATAAAGAATCCGCAAATCCTGACCGTGTCATGCAGGAACTGACGGAATACGGACTTGTTCCTGAAGCTTGGGGCGGAGAAACGATTTTTGTGCCGCTTTCCGCTTTAACTGGAAAAGGCATTGATGAACTCGTTGAAATGATTTTGCTTGTCAGCGAGGTAGAGGAACTGAAAGCGAACCCGAACCGCCAGGCAAAAGGAACTGTTATTGAAGCGGAACTCGATAAAGGCAGAGGATCAGTTGCGACATTGCTCGTACAAACTGGAACACTGCATGTCGGTGATCCGATCGTAGTCGGCAACACATTTGGCCGTGTCCGTGCAATGGTTAACGATATTGGACGCCGTGTGAAAACTGCCGGCCCGTCAACTCCGGTTGAAATTACCGGTTTGAATGACGTCCCTCAAGCGGGAGACCAATTCCTTGTCTTTAAAGATGAAAAAACAGCTCGTTCTGTCGGGGAAGCCCGTGCTTCG
Proteins encoded:
- the infB gene encoding translation initiation factor IF-2, whose product is MAKMRVYEYAKALNVSSKEILTALKNMDLEVNNHMAMLEEKAIKQLDAKYKKGGSAAKSQKPAETNKNKQPQGVNQQSAGNQPNKIRDGKKNDVQNNQFNKNKKNNNNKKNNKRNHNNKNQHQQKPVKPKKELPEKITFSGTLTVGALAEELGKEPSEIIKKLMLLGVMATINQELDKDTIELIASEYGVETEEVIVLEETELEKYEEPDNEEDLEIRPPVVTIMGHVDHGKTTLLDSIRKTKVVEGEAGGITQHIGAYQIEENGKKITFLDTPGHAAFTTMRARGAEVTDITILVVAADDGVMPQTVEAINHAKAAEVPIIVAVNKIDKESANPDRVMQELTEYGLVPEAWGGETIFVPLSALTGKGIDELVEMILLVSEVEELKANPNRQAKGTVIEAELDKGRGSVATLLVQTGTLHVGDPIVVGNTFGRVRAMVNDIGRRVKTAGPSTPVEITGLNDVPQAGDQFLVFKDEKTARSVGEARASKQLEEQRSDKAKLSLDDLFEQIKQGDVKDINLIVKADVQGSAEALTAALQKIEVEGVKVKIIHTGVGAITESDIILASASNAIVIGFNVRPDGNAKSTAEAENVDIRLHRIIYKVIDEIEAAMKGMLDPEYEEKVIGQVEVRQTFKVSKIGTIAGGYVTEGTITRDSGLRLIRDGVVIFEGEVDVLKRFKDDVKEVSQGYECGITIKKYNDIREGDILEAFVMQEIERT